One Nostoc punctiforme PCC 73102 DNA window includes the following coding sequences:
- the ispG gene encoding (E)-4-hydroxy-3-methylbut-2-enyl-diphosphate synthase, whose protein sequence is MQTLPIVDTSNTASSQHIFDTTIKRRKTRPVKVGNVTIGGGYPVVVQSMINEDTLDIDGSVAGIRRLHEIGCEIVRVTVPSMAHAKALAEIKQKLIKTYQDVPIVADVHHNGLKIALEVSKHIEKVRINPGLYVFEKPNVNRTEYTQSEFDEIGDKIRETLEPLVVSLRDQGKSMRIGVNHGSLAERMLFTYGDTPEGMVESAIEFIRICESLDFRNLVISMKASRVPVMLAAYRLIAKRMDELGMDYPLHLGVTEAGDGEYGRIKSTAGIATLLADGIGDTIRVSLTEAPEKEIPVCYSILQALGLRKTMVEYVACPSCGRTLFNLEEVLHKVREATKHLTGLDIAVMGCIVNGPGEMADADYGYVGKTPGYISLYRGREEIKKVPEDKGVEELINLIKADERWVEP, encoded by the coding sequence ATGCAAACTCTGCCCATAGTAGATACTTCAAATACTGCATCAAGTCAACATATCTTTGATACAACTATCAAGCGGCGTAAAACCCGTCCCGTAAAGGTAGGAAATGTCACCATTGGCGGTGGCTACCCAGTTGTAGTGCAGTCAATGATTAACGAAGACACCCTTGATATTGATGGTTCCGTGGCTGGTATTCGTCGTCTGCACGAAATTGGCTGTGAAATTGTCCGTGTCACAGTGCCGAGTATGGCTCATGCTAAAGCTTTAGCAGAAATTAAACAAAAATTAATAAAAACTTACCAAGACGTACCAATTGTGGCTGATGTCCATCATAATGGGCTAAAAATCGCCCTGGAAGTCTCCAAGCACATAGAAAAAGTGCGGATTAATCCGGGGTTGTATGTCTTTGAAAAGCCCAACGTCAATCGAACCGAGTATACTCAATCCGAATTTGACGAAATTGGCGATAAAATCCGCGAAACTCTAGAACCTCTAGTAGTTTCTTTGCGAGATCAAGGCAAATCAATGCGAATTGGGGTAAATCACGGTTCCCTCGCCGAGAGAATGCTATTTACCTACGGTGACACCCCAGAAGGAATGGTGGAATCTGCCATAGAATTCATTCGCATTTGTGAATCCTTGGATTTCCGCAACTTGGTAATTTCCATGAAAGCCTCACGAGTACCTGTAATGCTAGCTGCCTATCGCCTGATTGCCAAGCGCATGGATGAACTGGGTATGGATTATCCGCTACATTTAGGCGTTACCGAAGCTGGTGATGGCGAATATGGGCGAATTAAATCTACGGCTGGTATTGCTACCTTACTTGCTGATGGCATTGGCGATACAATTCGCGTCTCACTCACAGAAGCACCAGAAAAAGAGATTCCCGTCTGTTACAGCATTCTCCAAGCTTTGGGATTGCGAAAAACGATGGTGGAATACGTCGCTTGTCCTTCTTGTGGGCGCACTTTGTTTAACCTAGAAGAAGTGTTACACAAAGTCCGGGAAGCCACTAAACACCTAACTGGATTAGACATAGCAGTTATGGGTTGTATTGTCAATGGTCCCGGCGAAATGGCAGATGCCGACTATGGTTATGTTGGCAAAACACCTGGTTACATTTCCTTGTACCGTGGCCGAGAAGAAATTAAAAAAGTCCCGGAAGACAAAGGTGTAGAGGAATTAATTAACCTCATCAAGGCAGATGAACGCTGGGTAGAACCTTAA
- the ctpC gene encoding carboxyl-terminal processing protease CtpC, which translates to MVITKSRLVLGATAVTLSTIAVTSLGIHSRGQALFKASPKEIVDEVWQIVQRQYVDGTFNQVDWQAVRKEYLSKSYSNPQEAYKSIREMLKKLDDPYTRFMNPEEFKNMQVDTSGELIGIGITISQDEKTKQLVVIAPIEDTPAFKAGVLAKDVILKIDNKSTKGMDTNQAVALIRGEAGTQVSLTIQRDGQIKQLDIKRARIEIHPVKYSQKQTPAGNLGYIRLNQFSANAGKEMQTAIKDLESKKVAGYILDLRGNPGGLLFSSVDIARMWINKGKIVSTVERQGEAEKEEANGRALTDKPLVVLVDKGSASASEILSGALKDNKRATLVGTQTFGKGLVQSVRPLEDGSGLAVTIAHYYTPNGTDINHKGINPDVKVELTKEQMQELWLHERDKLATLQDPQFAKAVEVIGKKIAAKGTATAEK; encoded by the coding sequence ATGGTGATTACAAAAAGTAGGCTTGTTTTGGGTGCTACGGCGGTGACACTCTCCACGATCGCAGTTACTAGCCTTGGCATTCACTCGCGAGGTCAGGCTTTATTTAAAGCAAGTCCCAAAGAAATAGTAGATGAAGTTTGGCAAATTGTTCAGCGCCAATATGTAGATGGTACTTTCAATCAGGTAGATTGGCAGGCTGTTCGTAAGGAGTACTTAAGCAAGTCCTACAGTAATCCCCAGGAGGCTTATAAATCTATTCGGGAAATGTTGAAAAAGCTGGATGACCCATACACCCGGTTTATGAACCCAGAAGAATTCAAGAATATGCAAGTGGACACTTCTGGAGAATTGATCGGGATTGGGATCACTATCAGTCAAGATGAAAAAACTAAGCAACTGGTTGTAATTGCGCCAATCGAAGACACGCCAGCATTTAAAGCTGGCGTTTTGGCAAAAGATGTCATCCTTAAAATCGACAACAAAAGCACCAAGGGGATGGATACTAATCAAGCAGTAGCCCTGATTCGAGGTGAAGCCGGAACGCAAGTTAGCCTAACGATTCAGCGCGACGGTCAGATAAAACAATTAGACATCAAACGGGCGCGGATTGAAATTCATCCAGTTAAATATTCCCAAAAGCAAACTCCAGCAGGTAATCTTGGCTACATTCGCCTGAACCAGTTCAGCGCTAATGCTGGTAAAGAAATGCAAACAGCTATCAAGGATTTAGAAAGCAAAAAGGTAGCTGGATATATTCTGGATCTACGTGGTAATCCTGGTGGCTTACTGTTCTCCAGTGTAGACATTGCCCGGATGTGGATAAATAAAGGTAAGATTGTCTCCACCGTTGAACGCCAAGGAGAGGCAGAAAAAGAAGAGGCCAACGGACGCGCCTTGACAGATAAACCTTTGGTGGTGCTGGTAGATAAAGGTTCAGCCAGTGCCAGTGAAATCCTTTCAGGGGCTTTGAAGGACAACAAGCGTGCTACTTTGGTTGGTACTCAAACCTTTGGTAAGGGACTAGTGCAATCGGTACGTCCCTTAGAAGATGGCTCAGGATTGGCGGTAACAATTGCTCATTACTATACTCCTAATGGTACAGATATTAATCACAAAGGTATTAATCCAGATGTGAAGGTAGAGTTGACCAAAGAGCAAATGCAGGAATTATGGCTCCATGAACGCGATAAACTCGCTACCTTACAAGATCCACAATTCGCTAAAGCAGTAGAAGTGATAGGTAAAAAAATTGCTGCTAAGGGTACAGCCACAGCAGAAAAGTGA
- a CDS encoding DDE transposase family protein yields MNDSQTWYIVKHSAGNCEIVPSDKVGDDDLEIIEQWGPFSSEGEAIARRVGLIRAGKCQPV; encoded by the coding sequence ATGAATGATTCACAAACTTGGTATATTGTCAAGCACTCTGCTGGAAATTGCGAGATCGTCCCCAGTGACAAAGTTGGCGACGATGATTTAGAGATTATAGAACAGTGGGGGCCTTTTAGTTCGGAAGGAGAAGCGATCGCTCGGCGTGTCGGACTAATTAGGGCTGGAAAGTGCCAACCAGTTTAA
- a CDS encoding DUF6174 domain-containing protein, with amino-acid sequence MRLPIIISAGLLLSFGLNLPVMSKSPIEIAQSPTKNNNLDLRRLKFNRYLWNQQNISNYRYTFSNGCFCIPDARGPVVIEVRNGQTTSITSVATGQAVNPDFFQNYKTIPKLFDVIEDAINRKASSLNVSYSPRFGYPTQIQIDYNSQIADEEIYLTIENFQEIK; translated from the coding sequence ATGCGTTTACCTATCATTATCAGTGCCGGATTATTGCTATCTTTCGGCCTTAACCTACCAGTAATGTCAAAATCTCCCATAGAGATAGCACAATCGCCAACAAAAAATAATAACTTGGATTTAAGGCGATTAAAATTTAATCGCTATTTGTGGAATCAGCAAAATATTTCCAACTATCGCTATACATTTAGTAATGGATGCTTTTGTATACCCGACGCTAGGGGCCCGGTAGTTATTGAAGTCCGTAATGGTCAAACAACTTCCATCACTTCTGTAGCTACAGGTCAAGCAGTTAATCCAGACTTCTTTCAAAACTACAAAACAATTCCTAAACTGTTTGATGTGATTGAAGATGCTATTAACCGTAAAGCCTCCAGCCTAAATGTGAGTTACAGCCCTAGATTCGGCTATCCAACCCAAATTCAAATCGATTACAATAGTCAGATAGCTGATGAAGAAATATATCTCACAATTGAGAATTTTCAGGAAATTAAATAG
- a CDS encoding DNA/RNA non-specific endonuclease: MKKIKIFKFLLPFVTVVLFIIGLAQIVPAQSSVSVHLTLGNPSGAGTSSQNNYLLVKPQYVIGYNCSLGRPNWVSWQLNSSWLGSTPRQDTFRADTTLPSGCYQVQSTDFSGSGFDRGHMTPSADRTSSVTNNSATFLMSNMIAQAPDNNQGIWASLEDYARTLVGQGKELYIISGGYGMGGTGSNGTFYTIANGRVQVPNRTWKILVVLNTPGSGLAGVTTSTRVIAVNIPNAQGVRTANWRNYRVSVDSLESLTGYNFLSQVSTSIQSVIEAQVDNL; the protein is encoded by the coding sequence ATGAAAAAAATCAAGATTTTCAAGTTTCTACTGCCGTTTGTGACGGTGGTTTTATTCATAATTGGGTTAGCACAGATTGTACCAGCCCAGTCATCAGTAAGTGTTCACCTAACCCTTGGCAACCCTAGCGGCGCTGGAACTTCTAGTCAAAATAACTACTTGTTGGTAAAACCACAATATGTAATTGGTTACAATTGCTCACTAGGTAGACCAAATTGGGTGTCTTGGCAGTTGAATAGTAGTTGGTTAGGTAGCACACCAAGGCAAGATACTTTCCGGGCTGATACAACACTTCCTTCTGGCTGTTATCAAGTTCAATCTACCGATTTTAGCGGAAGTGGGTTTGATCGCGGTCACATGACACCTAGTGCTGACAGGACTAGTAGTGTTACTAATAATTCTGCCACCTTTTTGATGAGTAATATGATTGCTCAAGCCCCAGATAACAATCAGGGAATTTGGGCAAGCCTAGAGGATTATGCCAGAACTTTAGTAGGACAGGGTAAAGAACTCTACATCATATCTGGTGGATATGGGATGGGCGGTACTGGTTCTAACGGAACGTTCTATACAATAGCGAATGGACGGGTTCAAGTCCCTAACAGAACCTGGAAAATTCTTGTTGTATTGAATACTCCTGGTTCAGGTCTTGCAGGCGTGACAACCAGCACGAGAGTTATTGCTGTCAATATTCCCAACGCCCAAGGCGTGCGAACAGCGAATTGGAGAAATTATCGGGTTAGCGTTGACTCATTAGAATCTCTAACTGGATACAATTTTCTCTCACAAGTTTCAACATCTATTCAGTCTGTAATAGAAGCGCAAGTCGATAATTTATAA
- a CDS encoding nuclease A inhibitor family protein, which translates to MSGEIVEKLKEASTGLLMMSESDYPFEVVQWKGAAPATQEKILQLTGSQNLPVEVVELDYLFRNCAFEQEWHNDLQKQDVKRFQTLIQTLKDNLSDIKVYRVGKINIDAYIIGQTQDGDLAGVVTKLVET; encoded by the coding sequence ATGAGCGGCGAGATTGTCGAAAAACTCAAGGAAGCTAGTACTGGCTTATTAATGATGAGCGAGTCAGATTACCCTTTTGAGGTTGTTCAATGGAAAGGTGCTGCACCTGCAACACAAGAAAAAATCTTACAGCTAACAGGTTCTCAAAACCTGCCAGTCGAAGTAGTAGAGTTAGACTATCTTTTTCGTAATTGTGCATTTGAGCAAGAGTGGCATAATGACTTACAGAAACAAGATGTTAAAAGATTTCAAACACTTATCCAGACACTTAAAGATAATCTTAGTGACATCAAAGTTTATCGTGTCGGAAAAATAAATATTGACGCTTATATCATCGGACAAACTCAAGACGGTGACTTAGCTGGAGTAGTTACAAAACTGGTTGAAACCTAG